The genomic segment GTTCCCGGTGCGGGCCGCGCCGTTTCCGGCGGAGACCCGCTGGGCGATGTCCTGCATCAGTCCGCCCATCTTCTGGCTCTTGCTCTCGAGGGCGGGCTCGATTCCATAGGCCCGCAGCGCCGCCGTCGTGACGGGCCCAATGGATGCCGTCAGGGTCTTCTCGTTCAGGGCCTGGGCCAGCGCATCTGCCTTTCCCTCCTCGT from the bacterium genome contains:
- a CDS encoding uroporphyrinogen-III synthase, which codes for GEIPSVLKETILQKGGLLRHGTPYAFHPPENPAAVPDLIKKLISGEIDIIPFTSPPAVHNLLSAADEEGKADALAQALNEKTLTASIGPVTTAALRAYGIEPALESKSQKMGGLMQDIAQRVSAGNGAARTGN